ACCCTCTTTCCCCGCATCCTTCTAGGGTTAATACCCCGACCCTCATCCCCTCCCTCACGGTGTATAGCGGGTGAAGCCGAGGCTTGCGATAGCCTACAGTGTGAACGATCCCGCTGGAAAGGGCGCGGCCGAGAAACTACTCCAGCTCTACGAGTGGAGTCCATACGAGTGCAACCACGCAGTAGAATGCTTCAAGCTGTCCAACGGAGTAGTCATGGGCGGATACAGAGAGGAAACCATACACTTCGACTTCATAGACGAGACCCCAGATCCCTCGGCTGACGCCGTGATAATCCTATCCAGGCACAGCGCCGTCAGCGGGAGGCCAAGCCTCACAACACACCATACCGGTAATCCCACAGGGAGAGCCGAGTACGGTGGAGAACCCTATAAGCTGAGTATCGCAGCGCCACCACTGTCACGCGCTCTGCTTAGGGCGTATAGGAGTGAAGCCGAGAAGCTAGGGCTACTAAACGAGTATGAAGTCACGCTGGAAGCCACCCATCACGGACCGACGAAGCCCAGTAAACCACTAGTCTTCATAGAGATTGGATCGA
Above is a window of Candidatus Thermodiscus eudorianus DNA encoding:
- a CDS encoding D-aminoacyl-tRNA deacylase gives rise to the protein MKPRLAIAYSVNDPAGKGAAEKLLQLYEWSPYECNHAVECFKLSNGVVMGGYREETIHFDFIDETPDPSADAVIILSRHSAVSGRPSLTTHHTGNPTGRAEYGGEPYKLSIAAPPLSRALLRAYRSEAEKLGLLNEYEVTLEATHHGPTKPSKPLVFIEIGSTPDRWRDERARLAMARAVARVIDGEIEDCEPAAGFGEPHYPVKFTRIHLDGDYCMGHIIAKYAIPDANEDVIAQAVKNNWPRPHATALVQKKAARSEVRRRLVKVLEGLGVDVVII